In the Chryseobacterium sp. MYb264 genome, one interval contains:
- a CDS encoding YceI family protein, which translates to MKKLSVIALVAVGLLAASCNKEKAADSAATNSEQTVAEGKGEVLPVDAATSVVNWKAFHKGGFAPRWGTITVKSGDLNVENGQVAAGSFVIDMASIKVDPASVTEKDKKPADLETHLKSADFFDVTKNPTSEFKITSVADLAEAPKEGAIEGANKTVSGNLTLSGKTVNVTFPAKVDVAEGSASVQAKFTVNRADWGIKFGTSEADPAEWGISKDIEIAVDVKAKK; encoded by the coding sequence AACTGAGTGTAATTGCATTGGTAGCTGTAGGTTTATTGGCAGCATCTTGTAACAAGGAAAAAGCGGCAGACAGCGCTGCTACAAACTCTGAGCAAACCGTTGCTGAAGGAAAAGGTGAAGTTTTACCGGTAGATGCTGCAACTTCTGTAGTAAACTGGAAAGCGTTCCATAAAGGAGGTTTTGCTCCACGTTGGGGAACAATCACTGTAAAATCCGGAGACTTAAACGTTGAAAACGGACAGGTTGCTGCAGGAAGCTTCGTTATCGATATGGCTTCTATTAAAGTAGATCCTGCATCAGTAACTGAAAAAGATAAAAAACCGGCTGATCTTGAAACTCACCTTAAGAGTGCTGATTTCTTTGATGTAACTAAAAACCCAACTTCAGAGTTCAAAATTACAAGTGTTGCAGATCTTGCTGAAGCACCGAAAGAGGGAGCTATTGAAGGCGCAAACAAAACCGTAAGCGGAAACCTTACTTTATCCGGAAAAACAGTTAACGTAACTTTCCCTGCAAAAGTGGACGTTGCTGAAGGTTCAGCTTCTGTACAGGCTAAGTTCACCGTGAACAGAGCAGACTGGGGTATTAAATTCGGTACTTCTGAAGCAGATCCTGCAGAATGGGGAATCAGCAAAGACATCGAAATCGCTGTTGATGTAAAAGCTAAAAAATAA